A genome region from Polyangiaceae bacterium includes the following:
- a CDS encoding SulP family inorganic anion transporter, which translates to MPAFASLRSYGWSSARQDIVAGLTVATVAVPQAMAYALIAGLPPEYGLYTAIVMTAVGALFDSSKQLINGPTNAISIALLSAIGTIADPQMKLQAAVLLAFLVGSIQIIISLLRLGDLTRYISSSVIVGFTAGASVLLVLDQLKNLFGFAAVGAAHDHFLERVYGSLTRGGSIHWPTVYVGFGTIALMLILGYIKRKINWKLFPELLFGVVIAAGLSFWLDLQSSGVAIIGAIPAKLPSLHAPNFNPEMMRDLSSSALAIALLGLLEAVAMAKAIAAETHQKLDLNQQCLSEGVANVAGSLFSCFPGSGSLTRSAINQQAGAASQWSGVISAFAVAVIMLVFAPYAMFIPRAALAGILIVTAARMIKIDTIARHARATRFDAVLVAVTALAAIVVSVEFCVLIGVILSFLLVVPRIGKMHLTEFVVAPQGHVHERLPHDEVVCPGILIFGLEGEMFFGSSTSLEEHLQTIEGRIDAQTEVVILRLKRARNPDAVGLGILDAFIKRIRARNVHVLVCGVRSDFATALEKTGIDEHLESDAIFLEQPVRQTSTMLALEHAHRLLVASRHECPFRMQPVRPSEPAQLPEHSLDFEV; encoded by the coding sequence GTGCCGGCTTTCGCCTCATTACGGTCGTACGGGTGGAGCTCCGCGCGGCAGGATATCGTCGCAGGACTCACGGTTGCCACGGTCGCGGTTCCGCAAGCCATGGCTTACGCGTTGATTGCCGGCTTACCTCCAGAGTACGGTTTGTATACGGCAATCGTGATGACTGCGGTCGGCGCGCTCTTCGATTCGTCGAAACAATTGATCAATGGTCCCACGAACGCCATTTCCATTGCCCTGCTCAGCGCCATCGGGACGATAGCCGACCCACAAATGAAACTGCAAGCGGCCGTTTTGCTAGCGTTTCTCGTCGGATCCATTCAAATCATCATTTCACTGCTCCGCCTTGGAGACCTCACACGCTACATCTCGAGCTCCGTCATCGTCGGTTTTACCGCGGGCGCCAGCGTGCTGCTCGTTTTGGATCAGCTCAAAAATCTGTTTGGTTTCGCGGCAGTTGGTGCTGCCCATGACCACTTTCTGGAGCGCGTCTACGGAAGCCTCACGCGCGGTGGTTCAATCCATTGGCCTACCGTATACGTCGGTTTTGGCACCATCGCATTGATGCTCATCCTGGGTTACATCAAGCGAAAAATCAATTGGAAGTTGTTCCCCGAATTGCTTTTTGGGGTCGTCATCGCTGCCGGGCTTTCATTTTGGCTTGATTTGCAATCGTCCGGAGTGGCGATCATCGGCGCCATTCCTGCCAAGCTTCCGTCCCTTCACGCGCCAAACTTCAATCCTGAAATGATGCGCGATTTGTCTTCGAGCGCCTTGGCCATTGCGCTCCTGGGATTGCTCGAAGCCGTTGCCATGGCAAAAGCCATTGCCGCAGAAACGCACCAAAAGCTCGACCTCAATCAACAATGCCTCAGTGAAGGCGTCGCAAACGTCGCCGGCAGCTTGTTTTCGTGTTTCCCAGGCTCGGGATCGCTCACGCGATCGGCCATCAACCAACAAGCAGGCGCAGCTTCGCAATGGTCGGGGGTGATCTCCGCCTTCGCGGTCGCCGTCATCATGCTCGTATTCGCGCCGTATGCGATGTTCATTCCCCGCGCAGCACTTGCCGGGATTCTCATCGTCACCGCGGCGCGGATGATTAAAATCGACACGATTGCGCGTCACGCCCGCGCGACTCGATTCGATGCCGTGCTCGTCGCCGTCACGGCTCTTGCCGCGATCGTCGTGTCCGTCGAGTTCTGCGTGCTCATTGGGGTCATCCTGTCATTTTTGCTCGTGGTTCCTCGCATTGGAAAAATGCATCTGACCGAATTCGTGGTTGCTCCACAAGGGCACGTGCACGAGCGGCTGCCCCACGATGAAGTCGTTTGTCCGGGTATTCTCATTTTTGGCTTGGAGGGCGAGATGTTTTTCGGCTCGTCCACGAGCCTGGAAGAGCATTTGCAAACCATCGAAGGCCGGATCGACGCGCAAACGGAAGTCGTCATCCTGCGGTTGAAACGGGCACGCAATCCCGATGCGGTGGGTCTCGGTATTCTGGATGCCTTCATCAAACGAATTCGTGCGCGTAACGTTCACGTGCTCGTTTGCGGCGTACGCAGCGATTTCGCCACGGCGCTCGAAAAGACAGGTATCGATGAACATCTCGAAAGCGACGCGATTTTCCTCGAACAACCCGTGCGACAAACGAGCACCATGCTTGCGCTGGAACACGCGCATCGTTTGCTCGTAGCGTCGCGGCACGAGTGCCCTTTCCGGATGCAACCGGTACGACCGTCGGAGCCAGCTCAATTGCCGGAGCATTCGCTCGACTTCGAGGTTTGA
- a CDS encoding bifunctional YncE family protein/alkaline phosphatase family protein, protein MRSLGFASRASIFMLLAASVPACDGSEKQTSTGNSSGGTVLDPSDFIVVPRSCVYSCPAGTCPEHSGAYECPSIGAWNEIGHEDTCEVWDGKYPAALSGKCVATAPSGEALKYAGPDPSDPTLTIMPGGRRQRPFGQSWAFREADLYAGMTSNVLAISGTTFVATVDSGYGDHAIRLVDTAKMGQGDPVVSLVKYPKPNTLNWGMAFAAPDRVYVASADGKVIALTVDTVSGTILPSDTLAVALPPSTNSTGKPVGWYTSGVAVSPDGKRLAVSPVWEKNLLIYDVDPASPAYGSKLGEVVLPDNETFGVYFDPLDTMGERAYVSMWANREVVEVDLTTVTSPVIKRTFATGKDPQGIAFLDERWMVVADDLADTLSIVDRISGTVTGVPIETENSAHGHEPSMLAYDKQAKRLYVTLSGVGAIAAYAVDLTKAPPSLMAEGKLPTQWWPSGIVVLGDGTVAVSSLRGEGRGALDTPYSLDAGTHGDAYIGLHGGIQVFPKPSIADLSAGDNDVRLKTDVGSLPGYPKVDCPAGVMDFPVPPTNTAGPSPVIDHVFVIVRENKSYDAVFGDMPNTNAKAELTLKASSADMDSIWQNLRKLAKDFAFSDNYYTAAEISSVGHVWTTYGRSNDYTERIWAMAAYGRSARPGDVQNGGVVDVGRPEEGSMFDWLGTAGLTYDVLGEGVGVPTVYVDGHPPNDLKYPGGFLVDIGYPDIEKACYTAARLRVRCDLGQVVYMTLPNDHTLGLSPTKPDPETMCAVNDEATGLIVSAITKSPIWKRSLIIITEDDPAQGGDHVDAHRTVFVVVSPWVRRGYVSKTHIDVPSIHKLMAHVFGLPYPNVQVQNAGLPLDMFTSTPDYTPFEYMPRTWPAACGEAATKMEQKLTEQWNIEDVDQSPGLDQQVMRWMRGKQLTELPKEKGAEKSQDP, encoded by the coding sequence ATGCGTTCCCTCGGTTTCGCTTCGCGCGCGTCGATCTTCATGCTTCTTGCGGCTTCCGTGCCCGCTTGCGACGGTTCGGAAAAACAAACCTCGACGGGCAACTCGAGCGGCGGCACGGTCCTCGATCCTTCCGATTTCATCGTCGTGCCGAGGTCGTGTGTCTATTCGTGTCCAGCGGGTACGTGCCCCGAGCATTCGGGGGCGTACGAGTGTCCATCGATTGGAGCTTGGAACGAGATAGGACACGAAGATACTTGCGAAGTGTGGGATGGAAAGTATCCCGCGGCATTGTCTGGTAAATGCGTGGCGACGGCTCCGTCGGGCGAAGCATTGAAGTATGCGGGGCCCGATCCCAGCGATCCAACCCTCACGATCATGCCTGGCGGGCGTCGTCAACGCCCATTCGGCCAATCGTGGGCATTTCGCGAAGCCGACCTTTACGCGGGCATGACGTCCAATGTCTTGGCCATTTCGGGGACGACGTTCGTGGCGACCGTCGATTCCGGGTATGGCGATCATGCCATTCGACTGGTCGATACGGCAAAAATGGGGCAGGGCGATCCTGTCGTGTCGCTCGTGAAGTATCCCAAGCCGAACACGCTTAATTGGGGAATGGCATTTGCTGCGCCCGATCGCGTGTATGTTGCATCGGCGGACGGCAAAGTCATTGCACTCACGGTGGATACGGTGAGCGGCACGATTCTGCCTTCCGATACATTGGCGGTTGCATTGCCGCCCAGCACCAATTCCACGGGCAAACCCGTTGGTTGGTATACTTCGGGTGTTGCCGTATCGCCGGATGGAAAGCGCCTCGCGGTATCGCCCGTATGGGAAAAGAATTTGCTCATTTACGACGTGGATCCTGCGAGTCCCGCATATGGCAGCAAGCTCGGTGAAGTGGTGCTTCCCGACAACGAGACATTTGGTGTCTATTTCGATCCGCTCGATACGATGGGCGAACGTGCGTATGTTTCGATGTGGGCCAATCGTGAAGTGGTCGAAGTCGATCTTACGACGGTAACGTCTCCGGTCATCAAACGGACGTTTGCGACGGGCAAGGATCCGCAGGGCATTGCGTTCCTCGACGAACGCTGGATGGTCGTTGCCGATGATCTTGCTGATACTCTGTCCATCGTCGATCGAATATCTGGAACCGTGACGGGCGTGCCCATTGAAACGGAAAATTCCGCGCACGGACATGAACCATCGATGCTTGCGTACGACAAGCAAGCGAAACGTTTGTACGTTACGCTGTCCGGCGTTGGCGCCATTGCAGCATATGCAGTCGATTTGACAAAAGCTCCACCATCGCTTATGGCCGAAGGCAAGCTGCCTACGCAGTGGTGGCCGAGCGGTATCGTCGTTCTTGGTGATGGGACGGTGGCGGTTTCGAGCTTGCGAGGTGAAGGACGGGGCGCATTGGACACTCCGTATTCGCTCGACGCGGGAACGCATGGAGATGCTTACATCGGATTGCATGGTGGCATTCAAGTTTTTCCAAAGCCATCGATTGCCGATCTTTCCGCGGGTGACAATGATGTGCGTCTGAAAACCGACGTAGGGTCATTGCCGGGGTATCCCAAAGTCGATTGTCCGGCGGGCGTCATGGACTTTCCCGTGCCGCCGACGAATACGGCGGGCCCATCACCCGTCATTGATCACGTATTCGTGATCGTGCGAGAAAACAAGTCTTATGACGCGGTATTTGGTGACATGCCCAATACGAATGCTAAAGCCGAGCTCACGTTGAAGGCATCTTCGGCGGACATGGACAGCATTTGGCAAAATCTGCGTAAGCTTGCGAAAGATTTTGCATTTTCCGACAATTATTATACGGCCGCCGAGATCTCGAGCGTCGGGCACGTATGGACCACCTACGGCCGAAGCAATGATTACACCGAGCGCATTTGGGCCATGGCGGCATATGGTCGATCGGCGCGGCCCGGTGATGTGCAAAATGGCGGCGTCGTGGATGTGGGACGTCCCGAGGAAGGGTCGATGTTCGATTGGCTCGGCACTGCGGGTCTCACGTATGACGTTCTCGGTGAAGGCGTTGGAGTTCCCACGGTGTACGTCGATGGGCATCCGCCGAATGATTTGAAATATCCCGGGGGATTCCTCGTGGACATCGGATATCCGGACATTGAAAAAGCGTGCTACACGGCGGCTCGATTGCGCGTTCGTTGTGATTTGGGGCAAGTCGTATACATGACGTTGCCGAATGATCACACGCTTGGTTTGTCGCCGACGAAGCCGGATCCGGAGACCATGTGCGCCGTCAATGATGAAGCAACGGGGCTCATCGTTTCAGCCATAACGAAGAGCCCGATATGGAAGCGGTCGCTCATCATCATTACCGAAGATGATCCGGCGCAGGGTGGAGATCACGTGGATGCGCATCGCACGGTATTCGTCGTCGTTTCACCGTGGGTTCGTCGCGGGTACGTGAGTAAAACCCATATCGATGTCCCATCGATCCACAAGCTGATGGCTCACGTATTTGGTTTGCCCTATCCAAACGTGCAGGTGCAGAATGCAGGTTTACCGCTCGACATGTTCACGTCGACGCCGGACTATACGCCATTCGAATACATGCCGCGAACGTGGCCGGCGGCTTGCGGCGAGGCTGCGACGAAAATGGAGCAGAAGCTCACGGAGCAGTGGAACATTGAGGATGTAGATCAGTCTCCGGGGCTGGATCAGCAGGTGATGCGTTGGATGCGGGGCAAGCAGCTCACGGAATTGCCAAAGGAAAAGGGAGCGGAAAAGTCGCAGGACCCGTAA
- a CDS encoding 2-hydroxychromene-2-carboxylate isomerase → MSTAQSKTIEFYFDFSSPYSYLAATQLPEIAARTGAKIAYRPFVLAAVFKASSNDMPAKVPAKGAYMLKDLERWAEFYGVRFKFSSHFPANTIKAMRLVLVADEQGKAESVALGAFRAMWAEDRDLNDPVVLGDIAEKAGLDPQAALSAIESQPIKDRLRANGDAAIARGAFGAPAMFVGDELFWGNDRLNFVERALQG, encoded by the coding sequence ATGAGCACGGCACAATCCAAAACCATCGAATTCTACTTCGACTTCTCGTCTCCCTACAGTTATCTCGCGGCGACCCAACTGCCCGAGATAGCGGCGCGCACGGGCGCAAAAATCGCGTATCGCCCGTTTGTCCTGGCCGCAGTCTTCAAAGCAAGCAGCAATGACATGCCGGCAAAAGTGCCTGCCAAAGGCGCGTACATGCTGAAGGACCTGGAACGCTGGGCCGAGTTTTACGGAGTACGATTCAAGTTTTCGAGCCATTTCCCGGCAAATACCATCAAGGCCATGCGCCTCGTATTGGTGGCGGACGAACAAGGAAAGGCCGAATCCGTGGCGCTCGGAGCATTCCGAGCAATGTGGGCCGAAGATCGCGACCTCAATGACCCCGTGGTGCTCGGAGACATCGCCGAAAAAGCGGGGCTCGATCCGCAGGCAGCGCTTTCTGCAATCGAATCGCAACCCATCAAGGATCGTCTGCGTGCGAATGGCGACGCTGCGATTGCTCGAGGTGCGTTCGGAGCGCCGGCGATGTTCGTTGGTGACGAGCTCTTTTGGGGCAATGATCGACTGAATTTCGTCGAACGAGCGCTGCAGGGGTGA
- a CDS encoding multicopper oxidase domain-containing protein — protein MNGRARALQILLCVAAIAASGCTEETPTPGSTEPSIFENPPELMPNASGAYELNFGPSEVLFESKRYCLRVYNGAIPGPTIRVPAGNDRKVRIDLHNKFTKSDYRMVAGAFNTSKLACHDFNLTNLHGHGLHIQPNHASADAADPCTGEGCAPDSRYFGDNVLHEVEPGESAKYRWDLDEDGHHHPGLDWYHPHIHGSTAIQVTNGAAGAFVIEGDIDEVPGIAKAKERIMILSQVAFGSETTRPLADGESCSEDTLSINNFGATEEEGKPTLINGKLRPHVKTSPNQIERLRFVYAGTPDEIGMKLHVAKDANCNAFDLEPIEITQIARDGLTLPQFYKSDTMWISPGYRIEAVVKMPAEKQTLCLVGRRVSDPLGSVFAIFDVDAANGEATEVNMPEESAIAAIAKPTTWMGMVDGQMQQVSCESVKTIHQKTVLLVPTPGEEPMPGSHDGLGSCDPADHMHAPDPNGPVCICPAPNINCRSFEDRRARKYRSDRVMEVGATEKWDVRAFDGHPFHIHINPFLVCPNTSNKEPNFAHWRDTLWVQIEDGPQELLTSYSKFTGQFVLHCHKLNHEDMGMMELVEICPAGDTACLCQGTDGQGNCISQAGCQADDLQCQFAKTATDAFPLPPAPNPALCGP, from the coding sequence ATGAATGGCCGCGCACGTGCGCTACAAATCCTCTTGTGCGTAGCGGCGATTGCTGCATCTGGTTGTACCGAGGAAACACCGACGCCAGGTAGCACCGAGCCGTCCATTTTCGAGAATCCGCCCGAATTAATGCCCAATGCAAGCGGGGCCTACGAGCTGAATTTTGGACCGAGCGAAGTGCTGTTCGAGAGCAAGCGATATTGCTTGCGTGTTTACAATGGCGCCATACCCGGCCCAACGATTCGTGTGCCTGCTGGGAACGATCGCAAAGTGCGCATCGACCTGCACAACAAATTTACGAAATCGGACTATCGGATGGTTGCAGGAGCTTTCAATACATCGAAGCTCGCATGTCACGATTTCAACTTGACGAACCTGCACGGACATGGGCTGCATATTCAGCCGAATCATGCGTCTGCTGATGCCGCCGATCCGTGCACGGGTGAAGGATGTGCGCCCGATTCGCGATACTTCGGAGACAATGTGCTGCACGAAGTCGAGCCCGGAGAATCGGCCAAGTATCGCTGGGATCTCGACGAAGATGGCCATCATCACCCGGGGCTCGATTGGTATCATCCGCACATTCACGGATCGACGGCCATCCAAGTGACCAATGGAGCCGCCGGCGCATTCGTCATCGAGGGCGATATCGACGAGGTTCCTGGAATTGCGAAGGCAAAAGAACGCATCATGATTCTGAGCCAAGTGGCATTCGGGTCGGAGACGACGCGGCCGCTCGCGGATGGTGAATCGTGCAGTGAAGACACGTTATCGATAAACAATTTCGGGGCCACCGAGGAAGAAGGAAAGCCCACGCTCATCAACGGCAAGCTTCGGCCACACGTAAAAACGTCACCGAATCAAATCGAGCGGTTGCGCTTTGTTTATGCCGGAACGCCGGACGAGATCGGAATGAAATTGCATGTGGCGAAAGATGCAAATTGCAATGCCTTCGATCTCGAGCCCATAGAAATCACTCAAATTGCGCGTGATGGTTTGACCTTGCCGCAATTTTACAAGAGCGATACGATGTGGATATCGCCGGGGTATCGTATCGAGGCTGTCGTGAAAATGCCTGCTGAAAAGCAGACGTTGTGCCTCGTCGGGCGGCGCGTTTCGGATCCTTTGGGATCGGTCTTCGCGATATTCGACGTGGATGCGGCGAATGGCGAAGCCACCGAAGTGAACATGCCCGAGGAATCGGCGATTGCGGCGATTGCGAAGCCCACGACGTGGATGGGCATGGTGGACGGGCAGATGCAGCAGGTGAGTTGCGAATCCGTAAAGACGATACATCAAAAAACCGTGTTGCTCGTGCCGACGCCAGGCGAAGAGCCCATGCCTGGCAGTCATGATGGGCTGGGTTCGTGCGATCCTGCGGATCACATGCATGCGCCGGATCCCAATGGTCCTGTTTGCATCTGCCCTGCGCCGAACATCAATTGCCGGTCGTTCGAGGATAGGCGCGCGCGCAAGTATCGCAGCGATCGCGTCATGGAGGTTGGCGCGACGGAGAAGTGGGACGTGCGAGCATTCGATGGGCATCCGTTCCACATTCACATCAATCCGTTCTTGGTTTGTCCGAACACATCGAACAAGGAGCCCAATTTCGCGCATTGGCGTGATACGTTGTGGGTACAGATTGAAGACGGGCCGCAGGAGCTCCTCACGTCGTACAGCAAATTCACCGGGCAATTCGTGCTTCATTGCCACAAGCTCAACCACGAGGACATGGGGATGATGGAGCTCGTCGAGATATGTCCGGCGGGAGATACGGCGTGTTTGTGTCAAGGAACCGATGGGCAGGGCAATTGCATCAGTCAAGCGGGTTGCCAAGCCGACGATTTGCAATGTCAGTTTGCGAAAACGGCGACGGATGCGTTCCCCTTGCCGCCTGCGCCAAATCCGGCGCTGTGCGGGCCCTGA
- a CDS encoding LysR family transcriptional regulator codes for MDLEELSAFLKVVDAGSFLAAADSLGVSRSTLRRRVGALEARAGVPLLESTSTGVVLTEAGRVLRNRGKTMIEEASALIASVREVGNEPAGTLRVIMPVGLPPHLLTPLLALFRERFPRLGTHLRFSSDPLSESIVDVDIVVHFADDAPTGPYISYAVFRVRQWLVASKEYLDKRGTPTSLEELRRHELLAWQAPFEDPCVWPTLQGATFVVQPALIATDIHFLRRCCMEHLGIGLVPDAKVTDPSLVQDTLVPVMPDLVGRDRTLRMSVPKALAEVPKIKVVLEQARHFLQGL; via the coding sequence ATGGACCTCGAAGAGTTGTCGGCATTTCTCAAAGTCGTGGACGCCGGTTCTTTTCTTGCCGCCGCTGATTCTCTCGGCGTTTCTCGCAGTACGCTACGCAGGCGCGTCGGTGCGCTCGAAGCGCGCGCAGGCGTTCCGCTGCTCGAAAGCACGTCGACCGGCGTGGTGCTCACGGAAGCGGGCCGAGTGCTTCGCAATCGTGGGAAAACGATGATCGAGGAAGCGAGCGCACTCATTGCATCGGTGCGCGAAGTGGGAAATGAACCTGCGGGGACATTGCGCGTCATCATGCCGGTAGGTTTGCCCCCGCATCTCTTGACACCTCTTTTGGCACTATTCCGCGAACGATTTCCTCGTTTGGGAACTCATTTGAGGTTCAGCAGCGACCCATTGTCCGAATCCATCGTCGACGTGGACATCGTCGTGCATTTCGCCGACGACGCGCCAACGGGTCCGTATATTTCTTACGCTGTTTTCCGCGTCAGGCAATGGCTCGTGGCAAGCAAAGAATACCTCGACAAGCGCGGTACCCCAACGTCGCTCGAAGAGCTTCGTCGCCACGAATTGCTCGCTTGGCAGGCTCCATTCGAAGATCCGTGCGTGTGGCCAACGCTCCAAGGTGCCACATTCGTCGTCCAGCCAGCGCTCATTGCAACGGACATTCATTTCCTTCGACGTTGCTGCATGGAGCACCTGGGCATTGGCCTCGTCCCCGACGCCAAAGTAACGGATCCAAGTCTCGTCCAAGATACACTCGTCCCCGTAATGCCAGACCTCGTCGGACGGGACCGCACGCTGCGAATGAGCGTCCCGAAAGCGCTTGCCGAAGTACCGAAAATCAAGGTCGTGCTCGAACAAGCCCGCCATTTTTTACAGGGCCTGTAA